The Planctellipticum variicoloris DNA window CTGAGCAGCGCGAGCGGCTCCTGCAGCGTGGTCATCCGCGCCATTCAGGCGCGGCCCCATTGAAGCTTTTCGAGCTGGTCGAAGATCTCGCGGACGCGATTGATGTCATCCGCGCCATTCAGGCGCGGCCCCATTGAAGCCTCGACGCGGACAACACTCTCCCGGCGACGTTCATTCAGGTCATCCGCGCCATTCAGGCGCGGCCCCATTGAAGCGGGAGGCGATGGACTCCATCGCCGGTATCGAGACGTGTCATCCGCGCCATTCAGGCGCGGCCCCATTGAAGCTGCTCAACTTGTCCCGGTTGTCCCTGTGTCTCTGGCAAGTCATCCGCGCCATTCAGGCGCGGCCCCATTGAAGCCGGCGGGCGAGATCGGCATCCATTTCCGCCATGACTTGTCATCCGCGCCATTCAGGCGCGGCCCCATTGAAGCCAGGCGTCACGCAACGCCAGGGCCGCGGCGATCGCATGTCATCCGCGCCATTCAGGCGCGGCCCCATTGAAGCTCGTACGATCCCGACGGCTGGCAGCCGAAGGCGGCGAGGTCATCCGCGCCATTCAGGCGCGGCCCCATTGAAGCGTCCGAGGGTGGCGGGGCGGTCGTGCGGCATGGCGGTCAGGTCATCCGCGCCATTCAGGCGCGGCCCCATTGAAGCGCGGATCGGATGTTTGCGCCGAGGTATTGGCCGAAGGTGTCATCCGCGCCATTCAGGCGCGGCCCCATTGAAGCTCTTCACCGGCCCGACGCCGCCTCAAGAGCTGTACGACGTCATCCGCGCCATTCAGGCGCGACTCCATTGAAGCAGCAACAGCCCGTTGACGACGAGCGACGTTCCCGCAGGTCAGCGGTCCAGGCGGGATCGCCCGTCGCGCGGCCGACGTGCGGCCGCCGAAAGCTTCGCCGTTGCGATAGAAGCGGACCGTTCCGGCGGGATCGTAAGTGACCGCAATGTGCTGCCAGGCCACTCGGCTGCCTCCGACTGAAAGGCTTCCGAATCGGTCCCGAAGCCGAGGTTGAGGACCAGCATCCGGCGATTCGGTCTCGCCGGCATCAGGGAGAGCTGGTAGTCGTGATGCGACACGTATTGCTTGCAGAGGAGACCCGCGAGGCGACGTCACAACGCCTGCCTCCACTGTGGTCATCAGGTCGCAATTTGCGGTTTTCCGACTCTCATGCGGACTTCGAAACGCAAGCAGAACCGCTGCCGCCGACCAGGCCCAACACGCAAGGCATTGCGCTGGATGTCTTTGACAGTGCGATTCGTCGAACCGGGGATGATAATCGCTCTCATCTGAGAGCAATGGCCAAACCTCGGTCACGCGTTTGGTCTGCCTTGGTGGAAATGCACCAGAAGAAAGGAGAGCCTTCGAGCCGAGGAAATCGGCAAGGAGACGAATCGACGGCGAAGCGAGATGGCAATCGTCACAGCCCTGAGTAGATCGTGAAGAAGCTGCGGGACGACCGTAATCCGTGCGAACGCCAGTTGAGATCTTTGTCCTTGCGACGGGTTCCTTTGGGTATGCAGAGATCGCCGCCGAAGCGTTCGGCGTCGGCGACGTATCCGGTTGCCTCAGCGGATTTGCGGAACTGAGCGATGGTGACTTCGGTTTCGCCCAGATAGCAGGTGCGGGTGATGATCGCGTCGAACGTCGCATGCAGAGTAAGTCTGCCGTTCGTGCCTTGCCGTAGCCTGTCGCGCATTGGGAATCGCCCAGATCGCGAGGTACAAATGTCCGCATCGCGAGATCTGGGAGTGTCCGCCCGATGAGATTTTGGATGTGACTTTGACGTTACTAACCCGCATTATTCATCACCCGGTTCGTCGCAGCGGCCACTTGCTCTCCGAGCGAGCCGACGTCGAAACGATGAACTGATTGATGAATAATGCGGGCTAATGTATCGACGTCGATCTTGATCCGGGCCTTCCACCGACCGCTGGCGGTCAGCCGAGTCCGACGGAACCCTAGTCAATGCCAGAAATCAACTGGCTGTTCGTGCAGAAATCCGCTGATGGCCGAAGAGTCGCAGTGGTTCTGAAGGATGGCGCAAACCACGGTCGTCAGAATGGCCGATAAGACGTAGTGTCTTCCGCAGCGCCCTCGCAGATCAGCGGCTTGCGTCAAACCCTGACGCAAGTCCTGTCGAGGGTCGGCGTGTACCGAAAAACCTCCTTGCGGACAAACGAGACTCCTGCAGACTTACCCCCAAGTCTACTTGACCACAGCTTGGGAAGCGCCGTGGACATCTGCGAGGTCGTTTGACGCTTTCCGGCAACAGCAGTACGTTAGCGGTTTCCAAACCGAATTCCTGTTGCACGATACTCCTTAAGCCGGGCGGGGCTGTTTCAGCGGCACCGTTCCTGCCTGGAAGGTTTTCCGCCTGATGTTTTCCCGAGTCGGCCAGTTGTTGGTGCGCCACTGGCTGCCGGTCTGGCTGGCGTGGGTGGTCGTGCTGGTTCTGGTTGCGTGGCAGGCGCCGCCGCTGGAATCCGTGGTCAAGACGGGGGAATTCGCATTTCTGCCGTCCGACAGCCCGAGCCTGATCGGCGAGAAGCTGTTTTCCAGGGCGTTTCCGAACGATCTGCTGGCCAGCAGCGTGGTGATCGTCGTTCGCCGGACGAGCCAGTCGGGCGGTCTGCAGGAGAAGGACTGGGACTTCGTTGACGACGGAGTTGACGACGGGAGCAAGCCCAACGACTTCGAACTTCGCGAGCGCATATTGCGGATCGCCGAAGAAGGAGGAGGGCTGGCGCAAGCCGATGACGATGAGCCAGCGGCGGAGAAGGGGAGCGAGAAGCGACCGGCCCCGTCGATCATCACGAGCGTCACCACGTTTCGAGACAAGAATCTGGGCGACCTGCTGAAGAGCGCGGACAATCAAGCGACGCTGGTGATTGTGGGGCTGACGACCGAGTTTCTCGACGCCAAGAACGGCGAGACGGTTCGTAAGATCGAGCAGCTTCTGCAGGACGATCTGGAGTTCCGGCGGCATATTCCGGCGGGGCTGGATATTTCTCTGAGCGGCACGGCGACGGTCGGTCGTGACATGCTGGTCGCGCAGAAGGACAGCGCGCGGGCGACCGAGCACCTGACGGTGGTGCTGGTGGTGGTGCTGTTGATCATCATTTATCGCGCGCCGTTGCTGGCGTTGATTCCGCTGGTGACCGTGGTCGTCTCGGTCAAATTGACGATGAGCCTGCTGATTCTGGGGGCGGAGCGGGGGCTGATCACGCTGTTTCAGGGGGTGGAGTCGTACGTCACGGTTTTGCTGTACGGGGCGGGAGTCGACTATTGCCTGTTCCTGATCGCGCGCTACAAGGAAGAACTGGACGAGGGGGCGAGTCTAGAGGAGGCGGTTTCAAATGCCGTCGCCAAAGTGGGGCACGCCATCACCGCCAGCGCCGGGACGGTGATCTGCGGCATCGGGATGATGGTGTTTGCGCAGTTCGGCAAGTTTCGCGAGGCGGGGATTGCGATCGCGTTCGGATTGGCCGTGGTGCTGCTGGCATCGATGACCTTTACTCCCGCGATGCTCCGCATGACGGGGCGCTGGGCGTTCTGGCCCCAGATGCGGAAGGAACGGGTGTCGGGGGATGCCGGCTGGATTCCGTCGACGCCGCTGTCTGCTCACTTCGGGCAACTGGACTGGCTGCAGAATACCTGGGAAGTCGTCGGACGAGCGTTGTTGAAGCGGCCGGGGTGGATCTGGCTGGGGACGATGGCGGCGATGGCTCCGTTTGCGATTGTCGGAGCAATTTTCTATACGCATCTCAGCTACGGGCTGCTGTCGGACCTGCCGTCGAATTCGCCGTGCGTTGTCGGGACGAAGGCGGTCAGGGAGCACTTTGCCGCCGGGGCCACCGGCACAATCACCGTGCTGCTGAAGAACGACTCGGTCGATTTCGCGCAGATCGACGGAGAGGGGGCGGGGC harbors:
- a CDS encoding MMPL family transporter is translated as MFSRVGQLLVRHWLPVWLAWVVVLVLVAWQAPPLESVVKTGEFAFLPSDSPSLIGEKLFSRAFPNDLLASSVVIVVRRTSQSGGLQEKDWDFVDDGVDDGSKPNDFELRERILRIAEEGGGLAQADDDEPAAEKGSEKRPAPSIITSVTTFRDKNLGDLLKSADNQATLVIVGLTTEFLDAKNGETVRKIEQLLQDDLEFRRHIPAGLDISLSGTATVGRDMLVAQKDSARATEHLTVVLVVVLLIIIYRAPLLALIPLVTVVVSVKLTMSLLILGAERGLITLFQGVESYVTVLLYGAGVDYCLFLIARYKEELDEGASLEEAVSNAVAKVGHAITASAGTVICGIGMMVFAQFGKFREAGIAIAFGLAVVLLASMTFTPAMLRMTGRWAFWPQMRKERVSGDAGWIPSTPLSAHFGQLDWLQNTWEVVGRALLKRPGWIWLGTMAAMAPFAIVGAIFYTHLSYGLLSDLPSNSPCVVGTKAVREHFAAGATGTITVLLKNDSVDFAQIDGEGAGLPAIETLTEALRSRKGELQFADIRSASHPLGGDKGLDSWGTGVKAKLARDRAIRHYVSSTEGMDGHVTRLDITAENDPFARDSIAQLTRLENEIRSLLPEELQGKTALSIIGPTASIRDLKIVTDGDQIRIDSLVIGGVFLILVVLLRKPAICAYLIVSVLFSYLVALGATYLFYWAMDPTEFAGLDWKVPMFLFTILIAVGEDYNIFLMTRIEEEQRRLGPVQGVVHALSLTGRIISSCGIIMAGTFASLMAGSLKGMSQLGFALAFGVLLDTFVVRPILVPSYLVLLHQGRFGKLGRWLGAQPLAPEATPETHPAN